From the Candidatus Eremiobacterota bacterium genome, one window contains:
- a CDS encoding alpha/beta hydrolase: MNTITTKDGTQIYYKDWGSGQPVVFSHGWPLCSDAWEDQMVFLGSRGYRCISPDRRGHGRSGQPWNGNEMDTYADDLAALMEKLDLKNAIHVGHSTGGGEVARYIGRHGTRRAARAVLISSVTPLMLKTAANPAGLPIDAFDKIRAGVHADRSQFFKDLSTPFYGANRPDSKVSQGLRDSFWLQGMQAGFKAVIDCIKAFSETDFTEDLRKFDIPTLIMHGDDDQIVPIGASALLSSKIVKGATLKVYPGMPHGMCSTNKDQINADLLEFFKA; encoded by the coding sequence ATGAACACGATCACGACGAAAGACGGCACGCAGATCTATTACAAGGACTGGGGCAGCGGGCAGCCCGTAGTCTTCAGCCATGGCTGGCCGCTCTGCTCGGACGCATGGGAAGACCAGATGGTGTTTCTGGGCAGCCGCGGATACCGCTGCATCAGCCCTGATCGCCGCGGCCATGGCCGATCGGGCCAACCATGGAATGGCAATGAAATGGACACCTATGCCGATGACCTCGCGGCGCTCATGGAAAAGCTCGATCTGAAGAACGCGATCCATGTCGGGCATTCTACGGGCGGCGGTGAGGTCGCCCGCTATATCGGCCGCCACGGAACCAGACGTGCGGCCAGGGCCGTGCTGATAAGCTCGGTGACGCCGCTGATGCTGAAAACAGCCGCCAATCCCGCCGGGCTGCCCATCGACGCGTTCGACAAAATCCGCGCAGGCGTGCACGCCGACCGCTCGCAATTCTTCAAGGATCTCAGCACGCCCTTCTACGGCGCCAACAGGCCAGACTCCAAGGTCTCCCAGGGGCTGCGGGACTCGTTCTGGCTGCAGGGGATGCAGGCCGGATTCAAAGCCGTCATCGATTGCATCAAGGCCTTTTCCGAGACAGACTTCACTGAAGATCTCAGGAAGTTCGACATTCCGACGCTCATCATGCACGGTGACGATGACCAGATCGTGCCTATCGGCGCCTCGGCCCTGCTCTCATCCAAGATCGTCAAAGGTGCCACTCTGAAAGTCTATCCGGGCATGCCGCACGGCATGTGCTCTACCAATAAGGACCAGATCAACGCCGATCTGCTCGAATTTTTCAAGGCCTGA
- a CDS encoding FAD-dependent oxidoreductase codes for MSCQVVIFGAGIAGLTAAHELVHSGYGVSVYEATDQPGGFFRSSRLSQDNMPSEYSWHGMGPWYHNAFDLMRHIPFNEKGSIYDSALSRPVDFGIFPDADKAEFYNEGLKGIPKMFRMNTWEFMKWSYLMLKTWTSNNRSKIEYDKLNAAEAWEPLLKDKAYKAWRSCFGPWIGSDWSKVSLQTAGEFFRKQLITKPAHRHKADQDGPAWKQGAGDGWLLLKGPSSEYWFDPWVKYLKEKGVKFFWRKALTKLEFDGTAIVSAFCGEEKIQADRYILALNPFMTADILSETPALERLEELKLFKPLIRGGPHTQVSFRVAFSEEIKFPRERTAVVVSDSEFNLTLFAEEQVWDKEVDLGKNIKSLWTGTSCIGSVPGKIYHKPVSRCTKEEFIEEVKAQIFSCGALDELVKEANNGKGLREFSIIKIEVWHEWKFSSEGIRPLQPKWVNSTDTQAYLPAQKTPVSNLFLAGAHTRTQAQVWSIEGAVESGRRAAKAIDDRVEVIDQYQPLWIKGLSKIDDILYSMKAPQVIDSIALSLILSLILSSLRHFRSKD; via the coding sequence ATGTCTTGTCAAGTAGTGATTTTTGGAGCCGGTATAGCGGGATTGACCGCTGCCCATGAATTAGTTCACTCAGGATATGGTGTTTCAGTGTATGAAGCCACCGATCAGCCGGGCGGATTCTTCAGAAGCTCCCGGCTCAGTCAGGACAATATGCCTTCGGAGTATTCCTGGCACGGCATGGGACCTTGGTATCATAATGCTTTTGATTTAATGCGGCATATTCCTTTTAATGAAAAAGGGAGCATCTATGATTCAGCCCTCTCACGGCCCGTTGATTTTGGAATTTTCCCCGATGCCGATAAAGCTGAGTTTTATAATGAAGGACTGAAAGGCATTCCTAAAATGTTCAGGATGAACACGTGGGAATTCATGAAATGGTCTTACCTGATGCTTAAAACGTGGACTTCCAATAATCGAAGTAAAATAGAATATGATAAGCTTAATGCCGCCGAAGCCTGGGAGCCTTTACTGAAAGATAAAGCCTATAAAGCCTGGCGTTCTTGTTTCGGCCCGTGGATTGGCTCGGATTGGTCAAAAGTCTCACTGCAGACTGCCGGTGAATTTTTCAGAAAACAGCTGATCACAAAGCCTGCACACCGCCACAAGGCTGATCAGGATGGCCCCGCGTGGAAGCAGGGCGCCGGAGATGGCTGGCTGTTACTTAAAGGCCCCAGCAGTGAATACTGGTTTGACCCATGGGTGAAATACCTTAAGGAAAAAGGCGTAAAATTCTTCTGGAGGAAAGCTCTCACAAAACTGGAGTTTGATGGAACCGCCATTGTCTCCGCTTTCTGTGGAGAAGAAAAAATTCAGGCCGACAGGTATATTCTCGCTCTCAATCCTTTCATGACGGCAGATATTTTAAGTGAGACCCCTGCGCTTGAGAGGCTGGAAGAATTAAAGCTGTTCAAGCCCCTTATTCGGGGTGGCCCTCACACTCAAGTCTCTTTCAGAGTGGCATTTTCCGAAGAAATTAAGTTCCCTCGTGAGAGGACTGCCGTAGTGGTGAGTGATTCCGAATTCAATCTGACCCTTTTTGCCGAAGAACAGGTGTGGGACAAAGAAGTGGATTTAGGGAAAAACATTAAATCTCTCTGGACAGGCACCTCCTGTATTGGCAGCGTTCCGGGAAAGATTTACCATAAGCCGGTAAGCAGGTGCACGAAAGAAGAATTCATCGAAGAAGTGAAAGCCCAGATTTTCAGCTGCGGCGCGCTTGATGAATTAGTGAAGGAAGCGAATAATGGAAAAGGGTTGAGAGAATTTTCAATTATCAAAATAGAAGTGTGGCATGAGTGGAAATTTTCCAGTGAAGGAATAAGACCTCTTCAACCGAAATGGGTGAATTCCACCGATACCCAGGCATATTTACCCGCCCAGAAAACGCCGGTTTCAAATCTGTTTCTCGCCGGAGCCCACACCAGGACTCAAGCTCAGGTATGGAGTATTGAAGGCGCCGTGGAAAGCGGCAGAAGAGCGGCGAAAGCGATTGACGACAGGGTTGAAGTGATAGACCAGTATCAACCCCTGTGGAT